A genomic window from Chitinophaga pollutisoli includes:
- a CDS encoding sulfatase-like hydrolase/transferase has translation MNAASHRVTNWTSTFNKSTDAKDSLLQPPAWNVNGLSPDGKQERSAYATPLPQILKNNGYYTIMCGKAHFGTYQSIGKDPLNLGFVKNIAGSAAGHPASYFGEKDFGFNPEKYIVQADMPGMQKYYGKDIFLTEALTLEAMLAMDTARQRQQPFFLYMGHYAVHLPFQEDARFMQHYLDQGLPRPEAAYAALLEGMDRSLGQLLDYLDTNGLTDNTIVIFMSDNGGYSHPPREGGHNTQNWPLRGGKGSMYEGGIREPMMVRWNGVTAPGSVSGQYVIIEDFYPTILEMAGVKKYRTLQQVDGQSMVKYLRNPNLRNNNRPLVWNYPNNWAGGNLGEDNSFMTAIRQGDWKLVYFEKPGKLELYHLATDIREEHDLSAQNPAKTREMARLLTAQLKRQKAQMPVYIQSGKPVPYPDELLPIK, from the coding sequence ATGAACGCCGCCAGCCACCGCGTTACCAATTGGACGAGCACCTTCAATAAAAGCACCGACGCAAAAGACAGCCTCCTCCAGCCGCCGGCCTGGAATGTAAACGGTTTGTCGCCCGACGGAAAGCAGGAGCGGAGCGCATACGCCACGCCGCTGCCGCAAATCCTCAAAAACAACGGTTATTATACCATCATGTGCGGAAAAGCCCACTTCGGGACGTACCAAAGCATCGGTAAAGATCCGCTGAACCTGGGTTTCGTGAAAAACATCGCGGGCAGCGCCGCCGGTCATCCCGCGTCGTATTTCGGGGAGAAAGACTTCGGCTTCAATCCCGAAAAATACATCGTACAGGCCGATATGCCGGGTATGCAAAAGTATTACGGCAAAGATATATTCCTCACCGAAGCGCTTACCCTGGAAGCCATGCTGGCGATGGATACGGCCCGGCAACGGCAGCAGCCTTTCTTCCTGTACATGGGCCACTACGCCGTACACCTCCCGTTCCAGGAAGACGCGCGCTTTATGCAGCACTACCTCGACCAGGGCTTGCCCCGGCCGGAAGCCGCCTATGCTGCGTTGCTGGAAGGGATGGACAGGAGCCTCGGGCAATTGCTCGATTATCTCGACACAAACGGACTGACCGATAATACCATCGTCATCTTCATGTCGGACAACGGCGGGTACTCGCATCCACCCCGCGAAGGCGGGCACAACACACAAAACTGGCCGTTAAGGGGCGGGAAAGGCTCCATGTACGAAGGCGGCATCCGCGAGCCGATGATGGTCCGCTGGAATGGGGTAACCGCCCCGGGAAGCGTCAGCGGCCAATACGTGATCATCGAGGATTTTTATCCCACGATCCTCGAAATGGCAGGTGTGAAGAAGTACAGGACCCTCCAGCAGGTAGACGGCCAGAGCATGGTGAAGTATCTCCGCAACCCCAACCTCCGGAACAACAATCGCCCGCTCGTATGGAATTACCCCAACAACTGGGCCGGCGGCAACCTCGGCGAAGACAATTCCTTCATGACCGCCATCCGCCAGGGCGATTGGAAGCTGGTGTATTTCGAGAAACCCGGCAAACTGGAACTTTATCATCTCGCTACCGACATCAGGGAAGAACATGACCTTTCCGCGCAAAATCCCGCTAAAACGAGGGAGATGGCCCGGCTCCTCACCGCGCAGCTGAAGCGGCAAAAGGCGCAGATGCCGGTCTATATTCAATCCGGGAAACCGGTGCCTTATCCCGACGAACTTTTACCCATTAAATAA
- a CDS encoding alpha-L-fucosidase — MTGILNKLVLLAAGITTAAAGFSQPLPAPAQLAWQRAELGMVFHYDLHVFDGRQYGQGGNRISPVPDYNIFHPSQLDTDQWVKTAKDAGARFAILTATHETGFALYQSDVNPYCLKALRWKNGKADIVADFVASCRKYGIAPGIYIGIRWNAFMGVHDFKVQGADNAFRQNRQDYYNRMVEGMVEELCTRYGPLFEIWFDGGASDPADGAPDVLSIVEKHQPGALFYWNGQRSDARWGGSETGTVGYPCWSTFPYPSMLTARYPEIAANNYHLAKHGDSTGKYWMPAMSDAPLRGHNGRHEWFWEPGDDRSVYPLDHLLRMYEQSVGRNSTLILGLTPDTAGLVPAVDAKRLKEFGAAVRTRYDAPLGAFVPGSGVPEIRLGASRLVNQVMIGEDITQGERILSFFVEAKTGGRWQKVYAGTAVGHKHIATFPAVKAAALRLRIMHHRGTPALMVFNAYFNEEIQPK; from the coding sequence ATGACGGGTATCCTAAATAAACTGGTGCTGCTGGCCGCCGGGATCACCACGGCAGCGGCGGGATTCTCCCAGCCGCTGCCCGCTCCCGCGCAGCTGGCATGGCAACGCGCGGAACTGGGCATGGTTTTTCATTACGACCTGCATGTATTCGACGGCAGGCAATACGGACAGGGCGGCAACCGCATCTCGCCTGTTCCAGATTATAATATTTTCCATCCTTCCCAACTCGACACCGATCAGTGGGTAAAAACGGCAAAGGATGCCGGCGCGCGCTTCGCCATCCTTACCGCTACCCACGAAACCGGCTTTGCGCTGTACCAGTCGGATGTAAACCCCTACTGCCTCAAAGCCCTGCGATGGAAAAACGGAAAAGCCGATATCGTGGCCGATTTCGTGGCTTCCTGCCGCAAATACGGCATTGCCCCGGGGATTTACATCGGCATCCGCTGGAATGCGTTCATGGGCGTGCACGATTTTAAAGTCCAGGGCGCGGATAACGCTTTCCGCCAAAACCGGCAGGATTATTACAACCGGATGGTAGAGGGGATGGTGGAGGAGCTCTGTACGCGCTACGGCCCGCTGTTCGAAATCTGGTTCGACGGCGGCGCTTCTGACCCGGCCGATGGCGCGCCGGATGTTTTGTCCATTGTTGAAAAGCACCAGCCGGGCGCACTGTTTTACTGGAATGGCCAACGTTCCGACGCGCGCTGGGGCGGCTCCGAAACCGGGACTGTCGGCTATCCCTGCTGGTCCACTTTTCCCTATCCCAGTATGCTGACCGCCCGTTACCCGGAGATCGCGGCCAACAATTATCACCTGGCCAAACACGGCGACAGTACCGGCAAATACTGGATGCCCGCCATGTCTGACGCGCCTTTGCGCGGCCACAACGGCCGGCACGAATGGTTCTGGGAACCCGGGGACGACCGGAGCGTGTACCCGCTCGATCACTTGTTGCGGATGTACGAACAATCTGTAGGCCGTAATTCCACCCTCATTCTGGGCCTGACGCCCGATACGGCGGGGCTGGTGCCCGCGGTGGATGCAAAACGGCTGAAAGAATTCGGAGCGGCGGTGCGCACGCGTTATGACGCGCCACTGGGCGCATTTGTACCGGGTAGCGGAGTTCCTGAAATCCGATTGGGCGCGTCCCGCCTGGTGAACCAGGTGATGATCGGGGAAGATATCACGCAAGGCGAGCGCATCCTGTCGTTTTTCGTGGAAGCCAAAACCGGCGGCCGCTGGCAGAAGGTATACGCGGGAACGGCCGTGGGGCATAAGCATATCGCTACTTTCCCGGCGGTGAAGGCCGCGGCACTGCGCCTGCGGATCATGCACCATCGCGGTACGCCTGCGTTGATGGTTTTTAATGCTTATTTTAACGAAGAAATCCAGCCGAAATGA
- a CDS encoding RagB/SusD family nutrient uptake outer membrane protein — MTKPIIYFAAACLLTASGCKKFLKEDIYTEYDPAQFGNSVDGFEKVLNSAYAELQVTGYANRNDVYCYGEFCTDVMLQSGGGFEASAKEFITFTWNPTNDFFNSTWSKGFRAIRNSNVLLDNKDAATAVPAGKLKELVAEARFVRAAAYAYLYNFFGPVPLITTAKNIDPEMTRATDAAMTAFIIDELKAAAQDLPPKQALRGKATKGAALAILCKFYLNKKMWKECADAAQEIRELNQYGLFGNVDRLFAVENENNNEYIFVYPCLGQTGFGNIVMAHTFPPGYPIQSNWIIFGAQFRLYTNFVDSFEPGDERLKMILTEYTNTSGVTIQMNRSAGGQALNNARSFKFVPDPAGQSADMGNDIPVVRYADILLARAEALNERNGPTQESVDLVNEIRGRAKASKIELADYASKEQLRDFILAERAREFFGEGKRREDLIRAGKFISGAQARGMSAKDWQVLYPIPQREIEADKKLDQNDGYPK; from the coding sequence ATGACCAAACCGATCATATACTTTGCGGCCGCCTGCCTGCTCACGGCATCCGGATGCAAGAAATTCCTGAAAGAAGATATTTATACTGAATATGATCCCGCCCAGTTCGGGAATTCCGTGGACGGTTTCGAGAAGGTGCTGAACAGCGCTTATGCAGAACTGCAGGTTACGGGTTACGCCAACCGGAACGATGTGTATTGTTACGGGGAATTCTGTACCGATGTGATGCTGCAAAGCGGCGGTGGCTTTGAGGCTTCCGCCAAGGAATTCATCACCTTCACCTGGAACCCCACCAACGACTTCTTCAACTCCACCTGGTCCAAAGGCTTCCGCGCCATCCGCAACAGCAACGTACTGCTGGATAACAAAGACGCCGCCACGGCCGTGCCCGCCGGGAAATTGAAGGAGTTGGTGGCGGAAGCGCGGTTCGTACGGGCGGCAGCCTACGCTTACCTGTACAATTTCTTCGGCCCGGTGCCGCTGATCACAACCGCCAAAAACATCGATCCGGAAATGACGCGGGCTACAGACGCCGCGATGACGGCGTTCATCATCGACGAGCTGAAGGCTGCCGCGCAGGATCTGCCGCCGAAACAGGCGCTGCGCGGAAAAGCGACGAAAGGCGCAGCATTGGCCATCCTGTGCAAGTTCTATCTCAATAAAAAGATGTGGAAGGAATGTGCAGACGCGGCGCAGGAAATACGTGAGCTGAACCAGTACGGTCTTTTCGGGAACGTGGACCGGCTGTTTGCGGTGGAGAATGAAAATAATAATGAATACATCTTCGTGTATCCCTGCCTGGGGCAAACGGGCTTCGGCAATATCGTGATGGCGCATACCTTCCCGCCGGGATATCCCATCCAGTCCAACTGGATCATCTTCGGCGCGCAATTCAGGCTTTATACCAATTTCGTGGACAGCTTCGAGCCGGGTGATGAACGGTTGAAAATGATCCTGACCGAATACACCAATACCTCCGGCGTCACCATCCAGATGAACCGCAGCGCTGGCGGGCAGGCATTGAACAACGCGCGCTCGTTTAAATTCGTGCCCGATCCCGCGGGGCAATCGGCCGATATGGGGAACGATATCCCGGTGGTGCGTTATGCGGATATCCTGCTCGCCAGGGCGGAGGCGCTCAATGAACGGAACGGGCCCACCCAGGAATCGGTGGATCTTGTGAATGAAATACGCGGCCGTGCAAAAGCCAGTAAGATTGAACTGGCGGATTATGCATCGAAAGAGCAGCTGCGCGATTTCATACTGGCAGAACGGGCGCGCGAGTTTTTCGGAGAAGGCAAAAGGAGAGAAGACCTCATCCGCGCCGGCAAATTCATTTCCGGGGCGCAGGCACGTGGCATGAGCGCGAAAGACTGGCAGGTATTGTATCCCATCCCGCAGCGTGAGATCGAAGCGGATAAAAAACTGGATCAAAATGACGGGTATCCTAAATAA
- a CDS encoding TonB-dependent receptor encodes MKKMKVLSTYLLAVMACLLCGTATSAQVNTGRVKGVVRDESGNPMPFVNILAKNSLTNLTSGTQTDSAGVFNFPRLPVEGSYAFIVSMMGFETQTLSGYNLKANTSTSIIVKMKSSLSALNEVVVVGYGTRRKSDITGSVAIVSEKDLTQGVNNNAMQALNGKAAGVYVSQSSSAPGGGVAIRVRGAGSINSSNAVLVVVDGMPGVDPASVSQDDIASIQVLKDASAAAIYGSRAANGVVLITTKKGAAGQMNISYNGYVGMQQLAKKIRLLTAPEYMQVLNEMSVAQGQAEPFSQRFRDSIGKGTDWQDEIYQTAMAQNHQLSFNGGAKNHKYYVGLSYLNQDGILKNTNYERYNARVNYDLSPSEKIDVTLALNISRTKSNQAYNQTGINENAGAINTALNFDPTISPLKDANGRYRQNPLIALENPLAIIYGITRSNVVNNTYGMLSANYRPVNGLTLTARVGADLSTGRLDAYNSRITQFGQSAGGIGSIDYADNTHWLMEYLARYDRRIGGHNLSLLVGTTAERYDGSSAGASSRMFLSDITYTYLLGSGDGVNGDNVSSSRNSNKLHSYLGRLNYEYRDKYLLTASFRSDGTSRFSDAHKYALFPSLAVGWNIHKEPFMQTAKAVSNLKLRFGYGQIGNQDIGNFATLQTYKAAGRAVFGDNLYQGVEPARLPNTALRWETTEEYNAGVDFGFLNGRISGSLEFYVKNAKDQLFSKPVPAFTGFPSQVVNFGNVRNKGMDFLLNTRNVEGKDFSWESSISLSLLKNEVTRLPDFIPQLLTGAFSFVPNFALVQTGMPIYSYYGYEVDGIFQTDQEAAASGQPGAKAGSPRFRDQDGNKSIDPKDRVVLGSPLPKVTWGFNNTFNYKKLSLNVLVLGVHDAYALDANIVESLYPINFQRNHMAEYYLDRWTPENPGARYPSGINASTYGGQYSVNSYTVQDVSFVRLKTLTLGYTFPLAGKTIKSINAYVAGDNLFTITGYNGYDPDANSRNAVARVAQNSYPLAKVYRLGMKLNF; translated from the coding sequence ATGAAAAAGATGAAAGTTTTATCAACCTACCTGCTCGCCGTAATGGCCTGCCTGCTCTGCGGAACCGCCACTTCCGCGCAGGTGAACACCGGAAGGGTGAAAGGCGTCGTGCGCGACGAATCAGGCAACCCGATGCCCTTCGTGAACATACTGGCGAAAAACAGCCTCACCAACCTCACGTCGGGAACTCAGACAGATTCTGCGGGGGTATTTAACTTCCCGCGGCTTCCGGTTGAGGGAAGCTACGCTTTTATTGTCAGCATGATGGGGTTCGAAACACAAACCTTGTCGGGATACAACCTCAAGGCAAACACTTCCACTTCTATCATCGTTAAAATGAAAAGCAGCCTGTCTGCCCTCAACGAAGTGGTAGTGGTAGGATACGGCACCCGGCGCAAAAGCGATATTACCGGCTCCGTGGCCATCGTTTCGGAGAAAGACCTCACACAAGGTGTCAACAACAACGCCATGCAGGCGCTCAACGGCAAGGCCGCAGGCGTATATGTGAGCCAGTCGAGCTCGGCGCCGGGCGGCGGCGTCGCCATCCGGGTGAGGGGCGCGGGTTCTATCAACAGCAGCAATGCCGTGCTGGTAGTGGTCGACGGGATGCCGGGAGTGGATCCCGCTTCCGTGAGCCAGGACGATATTGCATCCATCCAGGTGTTGAAAGACGCGAGCGCCGCGGCCATTTATGGTTCGCGCGCGGCAAACGGCGTGGTGCTGATCACTACCAAGAAAGGCGCGGCCGGGCAGATGAATATTTCCTATAACGGCTATGTGGGGATGCAGCAGCTGGCTAAGAAAATTCGCTTGCTGACTGCGCCGGAATACATGCAGGTGCTGAACGAAATGTCAGTAGCCCAGGGACAGGCGGAGCCATTCTCCCAGCGGTTCCGCGATTCCATCGGCAAAGGCACCGACTGGCAGGATGAAATCTACCAGACGGCTATGGCGCAAAACCACCAGCTGTCGTTCAACGGCGGCGCGAAGAACCACAAATATTACGTGGGCCTGAGTTATTTAAATCAGGACGGCATCCTGAAGAATACCAATTATGAGCGTTACAACGCCCGGGTGAATTACGACCTGTCGCCTTCCGAAAAGATCGATGTAACGCTGGCGTTGAATATTTCGCGGACGAAAAGCAACCAGGCCTACAATCAAACGGGTATCAACGAAAACGCGGGCGCCATCAATACCGCGCTCAATTTCGATCCCACCATTTCACCGCTTAAAGACGCCAACGGCCGCTACCGCCAGAACCCGCTGATCGCGCTGGAAAACCCGCTGGCAATCATATACGGCATCACGCGGAGCAACGTCGTGAACAATACCTACGGCATGCTGAGTGCGAACTACCGGCCGGTGAACGGGCTTACGCTCACGGCCAGGGTAGGAGCGGACCTGAGCACGGGCAGGCTGGATGCATACAACAGCCGCATCACGCAGTTCGGGCAATCTGCCGGGGGGATCGGTTCCATCGATTATGCCGACAATACGCACTGGCTGATGGAATACCTCGCCAGGTACGACCGCCGTATTGGCGGGCACAACCTTTCGCTCCTGGTGGGCACCACTGCCGAGCGGTACGACGGTTCGTCGGCCGGCGCCTCGTCGCGCATGTTCCTGTCCGATATCACTTATACCTACCTGCTGGGCAGCGGCGACGGGGTGAACGGGGATAACGTCAGCAGTTCCCGCAACTCCAACAAACTGCATTCCTATCTCGGCCGCTTGAATTACGAATACCGGGACAAATATTTGCTCACGGCTTCTTTCCGGTCGGATGGCACATCACGTTTCTCCGACGCGCATAAATACGCGCTGTTCCCTTCCCTGGCCGTGGGCTGGAACATCCATAAAGAGCCATTTATGCAAACGGCGAAGGCGGTTTCCAACCTGAAGCTGCGATTCGGTTACGGGCAGATCGGCAACCAGGATATCGGGAATTTCGCGACGTTGCAGACCTACAAAGCCGCGGGCCGCGCGGTGTTCGGCGATAATCTCTACCAGGGCGTTGAGCCCGCCCGCTTGCCGAATACGGCCCTGCGTTGGGAAACCACGGAGGAGTACAACGCCGGCGTCGATTTTGGATTTTTGAACGGAAGGATCAGCGGGTCGCTGGAATTTTACGTGAAGAATGCGAAAGACCAGCTCTTCAGCAAACCGGTTCCCGCATTTACCGGCTTCCCTTCGCAGGTTGTGAATTTCGGGAATGTGCGGAACAAAGGAATGGACTTCCTGCTGAATACACGCAATGTGGAAGGAAAGGATTTCAGCTGGGAAAGCAGTATTTCGTTGTCGTTGCTGAAAAATGAAGTAACGCGCCTGCCCGATTTCATTCCGCAGCTGCTGACGGGTGCTTTCTCTTTCGTGCCCAACTTCGCGCTGGTGCAAACGGGAATGCCGATCTATTCCTATTACGGGTATGAAGTGGACGGGATCTTCCAGACCGACCAGGAGGCCGCGGCTTCCGGCCAGCCGGGCGCCAAAGCGGGATCGCCGCGATTCAGGGATCAGGATGGGAACAAATCCATCGATCCGAAAGACCGGGTGGTATTGGGCAGTCCGCTGCCGAAGGTGACCTGGGGCTTCAATAACACCTTCAATTACAAGAAACTCAGCCTGAACGTGCTGGTACTGGGCGTGCACGACGCTTACGCGCTGGATGCCAACATCGTGGAATCCTTATACCCGATCAACTTCCAGCGGAATCATATGGCAGAGTATTATCTCGACCGCTGGACGCCGGAAAACCCCGGCGCCAGGTATCCTTCCGGCATCAACGCGTCTACCTACGGCGGACAGTATTCCGTGAATTCGTACACCGTGCAGGACGTATCGTTCGTTCGCCTGAAAACGCTGACGCTGGGTTACACTTTCCCTCTCGCCGGTAAAACGATCAAAAGCATCAACGCCTATGTGGCGGGCGATAACCTGTTCACCATTACCGGTTACAACGGCTACGACCCCGACGCCAACTCGCGCAATGCGGTGGCCCGTGTGGCGCAGAACAGCTATCCGTTGGCGAAAGTATACCGCCTGGGCATGAAGCTTAATTTTTAA
- a CDS encoding FecR family protein, whose translation MNISREQIDRFFRGECTAAEALAVSDYLENNPGAADDFLPSQEWAESAGNAGKTETYWQEVWQDVQPVPVRRVVPLYRKLAVAALIAGAMAGAWYFMGHKQQPATVFIAEDMRVVFNNGKDILLHLLEDSSSAALQPGSGIRYDPAFANGRRDIYLNGEAVFTTRGNAEMPFSVHVNGMAVTALGTKFKVSAEPGGQATNVVLLEGKVMIKATDTTLARLDQDYILLPGDEFSYSRELGVSLHRKLPATKPAAGGNSRDAAADAARNSWYMFENQGLSQVFDQLSAIYDVRIYYNPADLQGMSFIGKIDQSDSLDNILRDITMLNNLIVTKNKKGFIIKSK comes from the coding sequence ATGAATATTTCCAGAGAACAGATTGACAGGTTTTTCAGGGGAGAATGCACCGCCGCGGAAGCGCTGGCGGTGAGCGATTACCTGGAAAATAACCCCGGGGCTGCGGACGATTTCCTTCCTTCGCAGGAATGGGCGGAATCCGCTGGAAATGCAGGTAAAACGGAAACTTACTGGCAGGAAGTTTGGCAAGACGTTCAACCCGTACCGGTGCGCCGTGTGGTACCGCTGTACAGGAAACTGGCGGTAGCGGCACTGATCGCCGGCGCAATGGCGGGAGCCTGGTATTTCATGGGTCACAAACAGCAACCGGCCACCGTTTTCATCGCAGAAGACATGCGCGTCGTTTTTAATAACGGGAAAGACATACTGCTGCACTTGCTGGAAGACAGCTCGTCCGCTGCCCTGCAACCGGGGTCGGGTATCCGGTACGATCCTGCATTCGCCAACGGACGGCGTGATATCTACCTGAATGGCGAAGCCGTTTTCACGACCCGGGGTAATGCGGAAATGCCCTTCTCCGTGCATGTCAATGGAATGGCCGTCACTGCCCTCGGCACAAAGTTCAAAGTCTCCGCCGAACCCGGCGGCCAGGCTACGAACGTTGTGCTCCTGGAAGGTAAAGTGATGATTAAAGCCACCGACACCACGCTGGCCCGCCTAGACCAGGATTACATCCTGCTGCCGGGCGACGAGTTTTCCTACAGCCGGGAGCTGGGCGTATCACTGCACAGAAAGTTGCCGGCCACGAAGCCCGCAGCCGGCGGAAACAGCAGGGATGCAGCAGCAGATGCGGCCAGGAACAGCTGGTACATGTTCGAGAACCAGGGGCTGTCGCAGGTATTCGATCAACTATCCGCCATTTACGACGTGCGGATTTATTACAATCCCGCCGACTTGCAGGGCATGAGCTTCATCGGGAAAATCGACCAGTCTGATTCGCTGGATAACATCCTGCGCGATATCACCATGCTGAACAACCTGATCGTAACGAAAAACAAAAAAGGGTTTATTATCAAATCAAAATAG
- a CDS encoding sigma-70 family RNA polymerase sigma factor, with translation MYYITEGIYTNFIPVLELVKSIKQGNETAFNAVFQQFRDKVFRYFMKKTESEEDARDLLQTTFLRLWQYRHSMNGDYTIDQHLFNIAKTVYIDFLRKKQVLVYPSVMPEQETPSPKQPAWDLERRLHQVLDTMPRARRQAFLLHKIQGYSHKEIAAEMNITAKAVENHIAKAVSALRKHLQHFSIIFFMAGGIFLSGSYYLLA, from the coding sequence ATGTATTACATAACTGAGGGAATTTATACTAATTTCATTCCCGTGTTGGAACTTGTCAAATCCATAAAGCAAGGTAACGAGACGGCATTCAATGCGGTATTTCAGCAATTCCGGGATAAGGTTTTCCGATATTTCATGAAGAAGACGGAATCGGAAGAAGATGCCCGCGACCTCCTGCAAACGACTTTTCTGCGCCTCTGGCAATACCGTCATTCCATGAACGGCGACTATACGATCGATCAGCATCTTTTTAACATCGCAAAAACCGTTTACATCGATTTTCTTCGCAAAAAGCAGGTGCTGGTATACCCTTCCGTAATGCCGGAACAGGAAACGCCCTCTCCGAAGCAGCCTGCTTGGGATCTCGAAAGGCGCCTCCACCAGGTGCTCGATACCATGCCCCGCGCGCGCAGGCAGGCTTTCCTTTTGCATAAAATACAAGGCTATTCCCACAAGGAAATAGCCGCTGAGATGAACATCACGGCAAAAGCGGTCGAAAATCATATTGCAAAGGCAGTCAGTGCTTTAAGGAAGCATCTTCAACATTTTTCCATTATTTTTTTCATGGCCGGAGGGATTTTCCTTTCCGGATCGTATTACTTGTTAGCATGA
- a CDS encoding L-rhamnose mutarotase: MRILLFFAIILFFVGCAGKQAVRYGMVTGLHPDKAAYYRQLHADVWPGVVKTLRDCHIRNYSIYLKEIDGKLLLFSYFEYTGNDFAADMKKMAADSVTQRWWKETAPTQIPLPDAATAGETWSPMEEIMHLP; encoded by the coding sequence ATGAGAATATTACTCTTTTTCGCCATCATACTGTTTTTCGTCGGATGCGCTGGCAAGCAGGCCGTGCGCTATGGCATGGTAACGGGCCTGCATCCGGACAAGGCCGCCTACTACCGGCAGTTGCACGCGGATGTTTGGCCGGGGGTAGTGAAGACATTGCGGGATTGCCATATCCGCAACTATTCCATCTACCTGAAAGAAATCGACGGGAAATTACTTTTGTTCAGCTATTTCGAGTATACCGGAAACGATTTCGCCGCCGATATGAAAAAGATGGCCGCCGATTCCGTGACGCAGCGCTGGTGGAAAGAAACCGCGCCCACACAGATACCACTGCCCGATGCGGCCACGGCCGGGGAAACGTGGTCGCCGATGGAAGAGATCATGCATCTGCCATAG
- a CDS encoding alpha-L-fucosidase yields MKRFLFLLAAVCSFGASSGQTPAKTDPAVLKQFMDMRFGMFIHWGPVALRGTEIGWSRGNQVETADYDNLYREFNPVLFNADEWVKIAKDAGMKYLTITARHHDGFCLWPSAFTEYDIASTPYKKDIVGALAKACRQQGIKFCIYYTILDWHHPDYPIHSPKTKVIDPKSDMKAYVAFMKNQLKELITNYDPYMLWFDGQWEQPWTDEMGRDLYAYLKQLKPSVITNNRLGKEMSGMEVKQIDASRIVGDYDTPEQVVGKMNMETPWESCFTICTQWAWKPNDKMKSLETCLDIISRTAGGNGNLLLNVGPMADGRIEARQAGRLREIGGWLRQNGQAVYGTLGGPWKPVDQYAATRKGDKIYLHVLKPVGNTLSLKALPGRQIRKAALIGGAEVKVETAGEEIRVYLPASAPASPYVIELTLDGNAEQLPVL; encoded by the coding sequence ATGAAGAGATTCCTGTTTTTATTGGCTGCCGTATGCTCCTTCGGCGCTTCGTCCGGGCAAACGCCGGCAAAAACCGATCCTGCCGTCCTGAAGCAGTTTATGGACATGCGCTTCGGGATGTTCATCCACTGGGGGCCTGTGGCGCTCCGGGGCACGGAAATCGGCTGGTCGCGGGGCAACCAGGTGGAAACGGCGGATTATGATAACCTCTACCGCGAATTCAACCCGGTATTGTTCAATGCCGACGAATGGGTGAAAATCGCGAAGGACGCGGGAATGAAATACCTCACCATCACCGCCCGCCACCACGATGGTTTTTGCCTCTGGCCTTCCGCCTTCACTGAATACGATATCGCTTCCACGCCTTACAAGAAAGACATCGTGGGTGCGCTCGCCAAAGCCTGCAGGCAGCAGGGCATCAAATTCTGCATCTACTATACGATCCTCGATTGGCATCATCCCGATTATCCCATTCACAGCCCTAAAACAAAAGTCATCGATCCCAAATCAGACATGAAGGCGTATGTGGCGTTTATGAAAAACCAGCTGAAGGAACTGATTACGAATTACGATCCCTACATGCTTTGGTTCGACGGGCAATGGGAGCAACCCTGGACCGACGAAATGGGCCGCGATCTCTACGCTTACCTCAAGCAACTCAAACCTTCAGTGATTACCAACAACAGGCTGGGGAAGGAAATGAGCGGGATGGAGGTAAAGCAGATAGACGCTTCGCGGATCGTGGGCGATTACGATACCCCGGAACAGGTAGTAGGTAAAATGAACATGGAAACGCCCTGGGAAAGCTGTTTCACCATCTGCACGCAATGGGCCTGGAAACCGAACGACAAAATGAAATCCCTCGAAACCTGCCTGGATATCATCTCCCGGACTGCGGGCGGTAACGGTAACCTGTTACTGAACGTAGGCCCGATGGCCGACGGCCGCATCGAAGCCCGGCAGGCAGGCCGTCTCCGCGAAATCGGCGGCTGGCTCAGGCAGAACGGGCAGGCGGTGTACGGCACGCTGGGCGGACCCTGGAAGCCGGTGGACCAATACGCCGCCACGCGGAAAGGAGACAAAATCTACCTGCATGTATTGAAACCTGTGGGTAACACCCTGTCGCTGAAAGCCCTTCCCGGCAGGCAGATCCGCAAAGCCGCCCTGATCGGCGGTGCGGAGGTGAAAGTGGAAACCGCAGGGGAGGAGATCCGTGTGTATCTCCCGGCATCCGCGCCCGCATCGCCATACGTTATCGAACTGACGCTGGACGGTAATGCGGAGCAATTACCAGTGCTTTAG